In Arthrobacter burdickii, one DNA window encodes the following:
- the zwf gene encoding glucose-6-phosphate dehydrogenase — MPFSTTAKAANPLRDSRDRRLSRIAGPSSLVLFGVTGDLARKKLMPAIYDLANRGLLPPSFGLVGFGRRDWSNEEFVEKVKESVTQYARTPFKETVWEQLSAGIRFVRGEFDDDEAFKNLKECIDELDQSRGTRGNHAFYLSIPPNAFEAVCQKLSEHGLARPDEGQWRRVVIEKPFGHDLESARELNSIVEEVFPPDAVFRIDHYLGKETVQNILALRFANQLFEPLWNANYVDHVQITMAEDIGIGSRAGYYDGVGAARDVIQNHLLQLLALTAMEEPISFDADHLRAEKEKVLAAVALPKDLSGRSARGQYEAGWQGGERVNGFLEEEGIPAHSTTESFAALRLDINTRRWAGVPFYLRAGKRLGRRVTEIAVVFKRAPNLLFRDHNEEDFGQNAVVIRVQPDEGVTIRFGSKVPGTQTEVRDVTMDFGYGHSFTESSPEAYERLILDVLLGEPPLFPRQEEVELSWKILDPFEQYWESLDGQPEPYVPGSWGPASADELLAADGRTWRRP; from the coding sequence ATGCCTTTCAGCACGACGGCGAAAGCCGCCAATCCGCTGCGGGATTCGCGCGACAGGCGGCTGAGCCGGATCGCCGGGCCGTCCTCGCTCGTCCTGTTCGGCGTGACGGGCGACCTCGCCCGGAAGAAGCTCATGCCGGCCATCTACGACCTCGCGAACCGGGGGCTCCTGCCCCCGAGCTTCGGTCTCGTCGGCTTCGGCCGCCGCGACTGGAGCAACGAGGAGTTCGTGGAGAAGGTCAAGGAGTCCGTGACCCAGTACGCGCGGACGCCGTTCAAGGAGACGGTGTGGGAGCAGCTCTCCGCGGGCATCCGCTTCGTCCGGGGTGAGTTCGACGACGACGAGGCGTTCAAGAACCTCAAGGAGTGCATCGACGAGCTGGACCAGAGCAGGGGGACCCGGGGCAACCACGCGTTCTACCTCTCGATCCCGCCGAATGCGTTCGAGGCGGTGTGCCAGAAGCTCTCCGAGCATGGCCTGGCGCGCCCGGACGAGGGCCAGTGGCGCCGCGTGGTCATCGAGAAGCCGTTCGGGCACGATCTCGAGTCCGCCCGCGAACTGAACAGCATCGTCGAGGAGGTCTTCCCTCCGGACGCGGTGTTCCGCATCGACCACTACCTGGGCAAGGAGACCGTCCAGAACATCCTCGCGCTGCGCTTCGCGAACCAGCTCTTCGAGCCGCTGTGGAACGCGAACTACGTCGACCACGTGCAGATCACCATGGCCGAGGACATCGGGATCGGCAGCCGGGCAGGCTATTACGACGGCGTGGGCGCGGCCCGCGACGTCATCCAGAACCACCTGCTCCAGCTGCTCGCCCTGACGGCGATGGAGGAACCGATCTCGTTCGATGCCGACCACCTCCGCGCGGAGAAGGAGAAGGTCCTCGCGGCCGTCGCCCTGCCGAAGGACCTGTCCGGACGGTCCGCGCGCGGCCAGTACGAGGCCGGGTGGCAGGGCGGGGAACGCGTGAACGGCTTCCTCGAGGAGGAGGGCATCCCCGCGCACTCCACCACCGAGAGCTTCGCCGCGCTGCGGCTCGACATCAACACGCGCCGCTGGGCCGGGGTGCCGTTCTACCTGCGCGCGGGCAAGCGCCTCGGGCGCAGGGTCACGGAGATCGCCGTCGTCTTCAAGCGGGCTCCCAATCTCCTGTTCCGCGACCACAACGAGGAGGACTTCGGACAGAACGCCGTCGTCATCCGGGTGCAGCCCGACGAGGGCGTGACGATCCGGTTCGGCTCGAAGGTGCCCGGAACGCAGACCGAGGTCCGCGACGTGACCATGGACTTCGGCTACGGCCACTCCTTCACGGAATCCAGTCCCGAAGCCTACGAGCGCCTCATCCTCGACGTCCTGCTCGGCGAGCCCCCGCTCTTCCCTCGCCAGGAGGAAGTGGAGCTGTCCTGGAAGATCCTCGACCCGTTCGAGCAGTACTGGGAGTCCCTCGATGGACAGCCCGAGCCCTACGTACCCGGCAGCTGGGGCCCCGCATCCGCGGACGAGCTGCTGGCAGCCGACGGACGTACCTGGAGAAGGCCATGA